Proteins encoded in a region of the Tripterygium wilfordii isolate XIE 37 chromosome 21, ASM1340144v1, whole genome shotgun sequence genome:
- the LOC119990000 gene encoding uncharacterized protein LOC119990000 has protein sequence MPRQKLVASMRKKRTSRFTTPQPPPATEGSTSGAAIDYFDIATLVPEVYLSADLLNKVGVRSEPFGRLRHFCSFIATPDVSSAADVPVYPSLVRAFYRTVEATGPGLYQAILPSGMITFSAADVSASIGHPTSQPPDSGFQPPIPSAQLEDHEWMVQHFTGRRGKFVRKSALPQVMYLVDRLVHGNLWPTGHQSERREEALEILYCIWTGTWFDLGHYYIQSFLAIRRSVEDTKVKVKRLFLPRIITRLLTYLQVLPLTLQSVSLPMEAYDLSNWRISIARIRSAPAGRARYAPGVQQFAEEDEDGEEEDTAPSDADAADHDTRIKEMSDQLTRLEHTFQSHAEYVQQQFQTQGQQITDVLSMLQEMRRDKNLTYVRRKTSGGPTQ, from the coding sequence ATGCCGCGTCAAAAGCTAGTGGCATCCATGCGCAAGAAGCGCACTTCTCGGTTCACAACACCTCAGCCACCTCCTGCAACAGAGGGGTCTACTTCTGGAGCTGCCATTGATTACTTTGACATTGCTACTCTTGTGCCGGAGGTATATTTATCTGCTGATCTGTTGAACAAGGTTGGGGTAAGAAGTGAGCCTTTCGGCCGGCTCCGccacttttgttctttcattgctaccccggatgtttcttctgctgctgatgttccgGTCTATCCAAGCCTGGTGCGTGCATTCTATCGCACCGTGGAAGCAACAGGGCCTGGCCTCTACCAAGCTATATTGCCTTCCGGGATGATTActttttctgctgctgatgttagtgCCAGTATTGGACATCCTACTTCCCAGCCTCCTGATAGTGGTTTCCAGCCACCTATTCCTTCTGCCCAGCTGGAGGATCATGAGTGGATGGTCCAACATTTTACTGGTCGGCGGGGAAAATTTGTTCGGAAATCTGCTCTTCCGCAGGTTATGTATCTTGTGGACCGGCTAGTGCATGGTAACTTATGGCCAACTGGGCACCAGAgtgagaggagggaggaggcCTTGGAGATTCTTTATTGTATCTGGACTGGTACTTGGTTTGATCTTGGCCACTATTATATTCAGTCCTTTTTGGCTATCCGTAGGAGCGTGGAGGACACCAAAGTCAAGGTGAAGAGGCTCTTTCTGCCGCGGATCATCACTCGCTTGCTGACATATCTCCAGGTGCTACCTCTGACTCTGCAGTCTGTCTCTCTTCCCATGGAGGCGTATGATTTGAGCAACTGGCGTATTAGTATAGCTCGTATTCGCTCTGCCCCTGCTGGGAGAGCTCGATATGCTCCGGGTGTGCAGCAGTTTGCGGAGGAGGACGAGGATGGCGAGGAGGAGGATACCGCTCCGAGTGATGCCGATGCTGCTGATCATGATACTCGGATCAAGGAGATGAGCGACCAGCTGACTCGTCTTGAGCACACTTTCCAGTCTCATGCTGAGTATGTCCAGCAGCAGTTCCAGACTCAGGGTCAGCAGATTACTGATGTCCTATCCATGCTCCAGGAGATGCGGCGCGACAAAAATCTCACTTATGTTCGCCGCAAGACCTCTGGTGGACCCACTCAGTAG